The following are encoded together in the Juglans microcarpa x Juglans regia isolate MS1-56 chromosome 2D, Jm3101_v1.0, whole genome shotgun sequence genome:
- the LOC121248250 gene encoding LOW QUALITY PROTEIN: receptor-like protein kinase FERONIA (The sequence of the model RefSeq protein was modified relative to this genomic sequence to represent the inferred CDS: inserted 1 base in 1 codon; deleted 1 base in 1 codon), protein MSTTLLPVLFTPLCLVFLPHFLASTIAGDSPSPNTPIDNILLNCGSSGNSTTADARTWIGEVSSRFLPLEVSKNQPSLSASAVEQSSTAAKVPFETARLSLSPFTYTFKVTPGQKFLRLHFYPAFYSTFDRSNALFSVEAGRFTLLRNFNASLTADTDEDPGNTLYKEYCVNIEEDQRLNITFIPSSSVSNAYAFINGIEILSMPTNLYYTPAEEYFPFIGQQNRYRIKESTSLEMIYRLNVGGXLISPANDTGMFREWSNDYEYLKEHKVLFEPSNETIKLRFTKLAPAYTAPEDVYRTARILGNDSIINLSYNLTWEFPVDSGFDYFIRLHFCEFQPNIIEVKDRTFRIFIANQIAEEKADVIFWSGGNGMPVYKDYAVSMIGKGSDKRVNLHIAIGAEPQKWETSLQDAILNGVEIFKVSVIDSLAGPNPDPLPPNSPRVSPPRQSTTSSKKNRTTIIAVTAIGVSGCIVLSILVFLIFQRRKGDVESGFTNRTTCWGLLLFTTTESTNTRRSYLPSALSRCFSLAEIRAATNDFDDLLIIGVGGFGNVYKGYIDGGINSVAIKRLVPGSEQGALEFETEIEMLSQLRHQHLVSLIGYCHDRNEMILVYDYMAHGTLRGHLYNSNNPPLSWKQRLQICIGAAKVLNYLHTGAKQMIIHRDVKTTNILLDEEWVAKVSDFGLSKMGPTSVSKTHVSTVVKGSFGYLDPEYYRRQQLTEKSDVYSFGVVLCEVLCARRPIFRTAEKNQVSLAEWVRQSSRNGEFDQIIDQTLKGQVAPECMKKFGEVALSCLLDNGVERPSMNDVVWSLEFALQLQESIDKVGRLDVAGMERNDVVKYKSNDSGNLFSGSSWKMSSTTSNSEMSTSSIGEQSFSGISKDSNK, encoded by the exons ATGAGCACCACGCTCTTACCAGTACTTTTTACCCCTCTCTGTCTTGTCTTCTTGCCGCACTTCCTGGCAAGCACCATCGCAGGTGACTCGCCGTCTCCTAACACTCCGATCGATAACATCCTCCTCAACTGTGGTTCCTCTGGTAATTCAACTACAGCAGATGCTCGGACCTGGATTGGAGAAGTGAGTTCAAGATTTCTCCCTCTTGAAGTATCAAAAAACCAGCCATCTCTTTCCGCTAGTGCAGTTGAACAATCCTCCACTGCCGCAAAAGTACCCTTTGAGACTGCCCGGCTCTCTCTTTCTCCGTTCACTTACACATTCAAAGTCACTCCCGGCCAAAAATTCCTCAGACTACACTTTTACCCAGCTTTCTACTCCACCTTTGACCGCTCTAATGCCCTCTTCTCTGTCGAAGCTGGTCGTTTTACTCTTCTTAGAAACTTCAACGCTTCACTTACGGCAGATACCGATGAGGATCCCGGCAATACCTTATACAAAGAATACTGTGTCAACATTGAGGAAGATCAGAGGTTGAACATAACCTTCATTCCATCTTCGAGCGTATCTAACGCCTATGCTTTTATCAACGGAATTGAAATCTTGTCGATGCCTACTAATCTATATTACACTCCCGCTGAAGAATATTTTCCTTTCATAGGCCAGCAGAACCGGTATCGCATCAAAGAAAGCACTTCTCTCGAGATGATATACAGATTGAATGTAGGAG CCCTCATATCACCCGCTAATGACACTGGAATGTTCCGGGAATGGAGTAATGACTACGAGTACTTGAAAGAACACAAAGTACTTTTTGAACCTTCAAATGAAACTATCAAACTCCGGTTTACCAAATTGGCACCCGCGTACACTGCACCAGAAGATGTCTATCGGACTGCCCGAATTCTGGGGAACGACTCAATAATCAACCTGAGCTACAATCTCACCTGGGAATTCCCTGTTGACTCTGGGTTTGATTACTTCATTAGGCTTCACTTCTGTGAGTTTCAACCCAATATTATTGAAGTAAAAGACAGAACGTTCCGTATTTTCATAGCAAATCAAATCGCCGAGGAAAAAGCCGACGTAATTTTTTGGAGTGGTGGAAATGGTATGCCAGTGTATAAAGACTACGCGGTTTCGATGATAGGTAAAGGAAGCGACAAGAGAGTGAACCTCCATATCGCAATAGGAGCAGAACCGCAAAAGTGGGAGACCTCTCTCCAAGATGCAATCTTGAACGGTGTCGAAATCTTTAAAGTAAGCGTCATTGACAGTCTCGCCGGACCAAACCCCGATCCACTTCCTCCAAACTCTCCAAGGGTTTCGCCACCAAGACAGTCAACGACGAGCTCGAAGAAAAATAGAACAACAATAATTGCCGTTACCGCGATTGGAGTCTCCGGATGCATTGTACTGTCGATTCTCGTATTCTTGATTTTCCAGAGGCGCAAGGGTGACGTGGAATCAGGCTTCACTAACAGGACTACCTGCTGGGGTCTACTTTTGTTTACTACGACCGAGTCAACGAATACCCGGAGGTCATATTTACCGTCCGCTCTCAGTCGTTGCTTTTCATTAGCGGAGATTAGAGCAGCAACAAACGACTTCGATGATCTTTTGATTATTGGTGTGGGTGGTTTTGGTAACGTGTACAAAGGGTACATTGATGGTGGGATCAACTCTGTAGCGATCAAGCGGTTGGTACCTGGTTCTGAACAGGGGGCTCTTGAGTTCGAGACCGAGATAGAGATGCTCTCACAACTCCGTCACCAGCATCTTGTTTCTCTGATTGGCTATTGTCACGATCGCAATGAGATGATTCTCGTGTACGACTACATGGCCCATGGCACCCTCCGCGGTCATCTTTATAATAGCAATAATCCTCCTCTCTCGTGGAAGCAGAGACTTCAGATCTGTATTGGTGCAGCA AAGGTTTTGAACTACCTGCACACAGGTGCAAAGCAAATGATCATTCATCGTGATGTGAAAACGACAAACATCTTATTAGATGAGGAGTGGGTGGCCAAGGTATCCGATTTTGGGTTGTCCAAAATGGGACCCACAAGCGTGTCTAAGACCCATGTCAGCACTGTTGTCAAGGGTAGCTTTGGATATTTGGATCCAGAATATTACAGACGTCAACAATTGACAGAAAAATCTGATGTATACTCATTCGGTGTCGTGCTGTGTGAAGTGCTGTGTGCAAGACGACCCATATTCCGTACTGCAGAGAAGAACCAAGTGAGCCTTGCAGAATGGGTTCGACAAAGCTCCCGGAATGGAGAGTTTGATCAAATTATTGATCAAACTTTGAAGGGTCAAGTTGCGCCCGAATGTATGAAGAAATTTGGTGAGGTCGCACTGAGTTGTTTGCTTGACAATGGAGTGGAACGCCCGTCGATGAATGATGTAGTGTGGAGCCTTGAGTTTGCATTGCAATTGCAGGAGAGTATTGACAAAGTTGGCAGGCTTGATGTGGCTGGAATGGAGAGGAATGATGTTGTCAAGTACAAGAGCAATGATAGTGGTAACTTATTTAGTGGTAGCAGTTGGAAAATGTCAAGTACAACCAGCAACAGCGAGATGAGCACAAGCAGCATTGGAGAGCAAAGTTTTAGCGGCATCAGTAAGGATTCAAATAAATGA